Proteins found in one Oncorhynchus mykiss isolate Arlee chromosome 3, USDA_OmykA_1.1, whole genome shotgun sequence genomic segment:
- the LOC110518117 gene encoding CCR4-NOT transcription complex subunit 10 isoform X5, translating to MADNNTDQEKAIAANALEAFTAGNYEESLKHLGKLQELNKEDYKIALNKAIAEFYKSGQTTTCTLKQTLIAMKNQVHTSMEDIDGLDDVENSLLYYNQAIIHYHMRQYSEAIAIGERLYQFLEPFEEKFALAVCFLLVDLYLLTFQPEKALHLLAVLEKLSVQGNNKNGKGEVIFQAQCKFYIHRDPVVEAADFIQDNLRELTGGQSVNSANKDGRNQKAEFIGMIEAAKSKMHQYKVRAYIQMKSSKACKREIKSVMNTAGNSASSLFLKSNFEYLRGNYRKAVKLLNSSNIAEHPGAIKTGECVRCMFWNNLGCIHFAMGKHNLGIFYFKKALQENDHTCAQLGDGGATGNGQSKQFSGIPMCALLANKRYELLYNCGIQLLHIGRPLAAFDCLMDAVQVYHSNPGLWLRLAECCIAANKGSLEQDNKGLPSKKGIVQAIVGQGYHRKIILASQSTQNTIYSDGQSAAIPVASMEFAAICLRNGLVLLPDHQQQENKAENGSKTTSQSGSTESGSENSDACSGKGQEGDKFLSAAPSSPLRKQEVENLRCSLLACSAYVALVLGDNLMALNHAEKLLHQTKLSGSLKFLGHLYAAEALISLDRISEAIGHLNPENVTDVSMGVLSSEQDQGPDKGDLEPVESWKQTPLCYPSTVSSARAIMLFNLGSAYCLRSEYEKARKCLHQAASMVNTKEIPPEAILLAVYLELQNGNTQLALQIIKRNQLLPSVLQAPSPDTRKKPVPSSFQPVQPPIQMPSPFTTVQRK from the exons ATGGCAGATAACAACACAG ACCAAGAAAAAGCAATAGCTGCAAATGCGTTGGAGGCGTTTACG GCTGGAAACTATGAGGAATCTTTGAAACACCTTGGAAAGCTGCAAGAGTTGAACAAGGAGGACTACAAGATTGCTTTGAATAAAGCAATAGCTGAATTCTACAAGAGCGGCCAAACCACCACATGCACCCTGAAGCAGACTCTTATTGCAATGAAAAACCAG GTTCACACTTCAATGGAGGATATTGATGGTTTGGATGATGTAGAAAACAGTCTTCTCTACTACAATCAAGCAATCATTCACTACCACATGAGACAGTACTCCGAAGCTATTGCTATTGGAGAGAGGCTGTACCAGTTTCTGGAGCCGTTTG AAGAGAAGTTTGCTCTGGCGGTCTGCTTCTTGCTGGTGGATCTGTACCTGCTAACGTTCCAGCCAGAGAAGGCCCTCCATCTCCTTGCTGTGCTGGAGAAACTGTCTGTACAGGGAAATAACAAGAACGGCAAAGGGGAG GTAATATTTCAGGCACAGTGCAAGTTCTACATTCACAGGGACCCGGTAGTGGAGGCAGCAGACTTCATTCAGGATAATCTCAGGGAGCTTACTGGAGGACAG AGTGTCAACAGCGCCAACAAAGATGGTCGGAACCAGAAGGCAGAGTTCATTGGCATGATCGAAGCGGCAAAATCCAAAATGCACCAG TACAAAGTGCGAGCGTACATTCAGATGAAGTCATCAAAGGCCTGCAAAAGGGAGATCAAGTCTGTGATGAACACAGCAGGGAAT TCTGCTTCCTCACTCTTCCTCAAGAGTAACTTTGAGTACCTGAGAGGAAACTACCGCAAAGCAGTGAAGCTCTTAAACAGCTCCAACATCGCAGAGCACCCTGGGGCCATCAAAACAG GGGAATGTGTGCGCTGTATGTTCTGGAACAACCTGGGTTGCATACACTTTGCCATGGGGAAACACAACCTAGGTATATTCTACTTCAAAAAGGCCCTGCAGGAGAACGACCACACGTGTGCACAGCTGGGGGACGGTGGGGCGACGGGGAACGGGCAAT CTAAGCAGTTCTCGGGCATCCCCATGTGTGCGCTGCTAGCCAACAAGCGTTATGAGCTGCTGTATAACTGTGGGATCCAGCTGCTGCACATCGGCCGGCCCCTGGCGGCCTTCGACTGTCTGATGGATGCTGTGCAGGTGTACCACTCTAACCCTGGCCTCTGGTTACGGTTGGCTGAGTGCTGCATTGCTGCCAACAAGGGT AGCTTAGAACAAGACAACAAGGGTCTTCCGAGTAAAAAGGGTATCGTTCAGGCCATCGTTGGGCAGGGCTACCATCGCAAGATCATCCTGGCATCACAGTCCACCCAGAACACAATCTACAG tgATGGGCAGTCTGCAGCCATTCCGGTGGCCAGTATGGAGTTTGCAGCGATCTGTCTGAGGAACGGCCTGGTCCTCCTCCCTGATCACCAGCAGCAGGAGAACAAGGCAGAGAACGGCTCCAAGAcaaccagccagtcaggcagCACAGAGAGCGGCTCAGAGAACAGCGACGCCTGCAG TGGGAAAGGTCAAGAAGGAGACAAGTTCCTTTCTGCAGCACCGTCTTCACCTCTGAGGAAACAGGAGGTTGAAAACCTCAG GTGTTCCCTCCTGGCCTGCAGTGCCTACGTGGCCCTGGTGTTAGGAGACAACCTGATGGCCCTGAACCATGCAGAGAAGCTCCTTCACCAGACCAAGCTGTCTGGATCACTCAA gttCCTGGGACACCTGTATGCTGCAGAGGCCCTCATATCCCTGGACCGGATCTCAGAGGCCATCGGTCACCTCAACCCAGAGAACGTCACTGATGTCTCCATGGGGGTGTTGTCTAGCGAGCAGGACCAAG GGCCAGATAAAGGGGATCTGGAGCCTGTCGAGTCAT GGAAGCAGACTCCTCTGTGTTACCCCAGCACAGTGAGCTCAGCCCGGGCCATAATGCTGTTCAACCTAGGCAGTGCCTATTGTCTGAGGAGTGAGTACGAGAAGGCCCGCAAGTGCCTGCATCAG GCCGCCTCCATGGTGAACACCAAGGAGATTCCTCCTGAAGCCATCTTACTGGCTGTCTACCTGGAGCTGCAGAACG ggaaCACACAGCTCGCCCTGCAGATCATCAAACGTAACCAGCTCCTCCCCTCAGTGCTCCAGGCGCCCTCTCCAGACACACGAAAGAAGCCTGTTCCCTCCTCCTTCCAGCCTGTCCAACCACCCATCCAGATGCCCTCACCCTTCACAACAGTCCAGCGCAAATGA
- the LOC110518117 gene encoding CCR4-NOT transcription complex subunit 10 isoform X4: protein MADNNTDQEKAIAANALEAFTAGNYEESLKHLGKLQELNKEDYKIALNKAIAEFYKSGQTTTCTLKQTLIAMKNQVHTSMEDIDGLDDVENSLLYYNQAIIHYHMRQYSEAIAIGERLYQFLEPFEEKFALAVCFLLVDLYLLTFQPEKALHLLAVLEKLSVQGNNKNGKGEVIFQAQCKFYIHRDPVVEAADFIQDNLRELTGGQSVNSANKDGRNQKAEFIGMIEAAKSKMHQYKVRAYIQMKSSKACKREIKSVMNTAGNSASSLFLKSNFEYLRGNYRKAVKLLNSSNIAEHPGAIKTGECVRCMFWNNLGCIHFAMGKHNLGIFYFKKALQENDHTCAQLGDGGATGNGQSKQFSGIPMCALLANKRYELLYNCGIQLLHIGRPLAAFDCLMDAVQVYHSNPGLWLRLAECCIAANKGSLEQDNKGLPSKKGIVQAIVGQGYHRKIILASQSTQNTIYSDGQSAAIPVASMEFAAICLRNGLVLLPDHQQQENKAENGSKTTSQSGSTESGSENSDACSGKGQEGDKFLSAAPSSPLRKQEVENLRCSLLACSAYVALVLGDNLMALNHAEKLLHQTKLSGSLKFLGHLYAAEALISLDRISEAIGHLNPENVTDVSMGVLSSEQDQGPDKGDLEPVESSGKQTPLCYPSTVSSARAIMLFNLGSAYCLRSEYEKARKCLHQAASMVNTKEIPPEAILLAVYLELQNGNTQLALQIIKRNQLLPSVLQAPSPDTRKKPVPSSFQPVQPPIQMPSPFTTVQRK, encoded by the exons ATGGCAGATAACAACACAG ACCAAGAAAAAGCAATAGCTGCAAATGCGTTGGAGGCGTTTACG GCTGGAAACTATGAGGAATCTTTGAAACACCTTGGAAAGCTGCAAGAGTTGAACAAGGAGGACTACAAGATTGCTTTGAATAAAGCAATAGCTGAATTCTACAAGAGCGGCCAAACCACCACATGCACCCTGAAGCAGACTCTTATTGCAATGAAAAACCAG GTTCACACTTCAATGGAGGATATTGATGGTTTGGATGATGTAGAAAACAGTCTTCTCTACTACAATCAAGCAATCATTCACTACCACATGAGACAGTACTCCGAAGCTATTGCTATTGGAGAGAGGCTGTACCAGTTTCTGGAGCCGTTTG AAGAGAAGTTTGCTCTGGCGGTCTGCTTCTTGCTGGTGGATCTGTACCTGCTAACGTTCCAGCCAGAGAAGGCCCTCCATCTCCTTGCTGTGCTGGAGAAACTGTCTGTACAGGGAAATAACAAGAACGGCAAAGGGGAG GTAATATTTCAGGCACAGTGCAAGTTCTACATTCACAGGGACCCGGTAGTGGAGGCAGCAGACTTCATTCAGGATAATCTCAGGGAGCTTACTGGAGGACAG AGTGTCAACAGCGCCAACAAAGATGGTCGGAACCAGAAGGCAGAGTTCATTGGCATGATCGAAGCGGCAAAATCCAAAATGCACCAG TACAAAGTGCGAGCGTACATTCAGATGAAGTCATCAAAGGCCTGCAAAAGGGAGATCAAGTCTGTGATGAACACAGCAGGGAAT TCTGCTTCCTCACTCTTCCTCAAGAGTAACTTTGAGTACCTGAGAGGAAACTACCGCAAAGCAGTGAAGCTCTTAAACAGCTCCAACATCGCAGAGCACCCTGGGGCCATCAAAACAG GGGAATGTGTGCGCTGTATGTTCTGGAACAACCTGGGTTGCATACACTTTGCCATGGGGAAACACAACCTAGGTATATTCTACTTCAAAAAGGCCCTGCAGGAGAACGACCACACGTGTGCACAGCTGGGGGACGGTGGGGCGACGGGGAACGGGCAAT CTAAGCAGTTCTCGGGCATCCCCATGTGTGCGCTGCTAGCCAACAAGCGTTATGAGCTGCTGTATAACTGTGGGATCCAGCTGCTGCACATCGGCCGGCCCCTGGCGGCCTTCGACTGTCTGATGGATGCTGTGCAGGTGTACCACTCTAACCCTGGCCTCTGGTTACGGTTGGCTGAGTGCTGCATTGCTGCCAACAAGGGT AGCTTAGAACAAGACAACAAGGGTCTTCCGAGTAAAAAGGGTATCGTTCAGGCCATCGTTGGGCAGGGCTACCATCGCAAGATCATCCTGGCATCACAGTCCACCCAGAACACAATCTACAG tgATGGGCAGTCTGCAGCCATTCCGGTGGCCAGTATGGAGTTTGCAGCGATCTGTCTGAGGAACGGCCTGGTCCTCCTCCCTGATCACCAGCAGCAGGAGAACAAGGCAGAGAACGGCTCCAAGAcaaccagccagtcaggcagCACAGAGAGCGGCTCAGAGAACAGCGACGCCTGCAG TGGGAAAGGTCAAGAAGGAGACAAGTTCCTTTCTGCAGCACCGTCTTCACCTCTGAGGAAACAGGAGGTTGAAAACCTCAG GTGTTCCCTCCTGGCCTGCAGTGCCTACGTGGCCCTGGTGTTAGGAGACAACCTGATGGCCCTGAACCATGCAGAGAAGCTCCTTCACCAGACCAAGCTGTCTGGATCACTCAA gttCCTGGGACACCTGTATGCTGCAGAGGCCCTCATATCCCTGGACCGGATCTCAGAGGCCATCGGTCACCTCAACCCAGAGAACGTCACTGATGTCTCCATGGGGGTGTTGTCTAGCGAGCAGGACCAAG GGCCAGATAAAGGGGATCTGGAGCCTGTCGAGTCAT CAGGGAAGCAGACTCCTCTGTGTTACCCCAGCACAGTGAGCTCAGCCCGGGCCATAATGCTGTTCAACCTAGGCAGTGCCTATTGTCTGAGGAGTGAGTACGAGAAGGCCCGCAAGTGCCTGCATCAG GCCGCCTCCATGGTGAACACCAAGGAGATTCCTCCTGAAGCCATCTTACTGGCTGTCTACCTGGAGCTGCAGAACG ggaaCACACAGCTCGCCCTGCAGATCATCAAACGTAACCAGCTCCTCCCCTCAGTGCTCCAGGCGCCCTCTCCAGACACACGAAAGAAGCCTGTTCCCTCCTCCTTCCAGCCTGTCCAACCACCCATCCAGATGCCCTCACCCTTCACAACAGTCCAGCGCAAATGA
- the LOC110518117 gene encoding CCR4-NOT transcription complex subunit 10 isoform X2, translating into MADNNTDQEKAIAANALEAFTAGNYEESLKHLGKLQELNKEDYKIALNKAIAEFYKSGQTTTCTLKQTLIAMKNQVHTSMEDIDGLDDVENSLLYYNQAIIHYHMRQYSEAIAIGERLYQFLEPFEKFALAVCFLLVDLYLLTFQPEKALHLLAVLEKLSVQGNNKNGKGEVIFQAQCKFYIHRDPVVEAADFIQDNLRELTGGQSVNSANKDGRNQKAEFIGMIEAAKSKMHQYKVRAYIQMKSSKACKREIKSVMNTAGNSASSLFLKSNFEYLRGNYRKAVKLLNSSNIAEHPGAIKTGECVRCMFWNNLGCIHFAMGKHNLGIFYFKKALQENDHTCAQLGDGGATGNGQSKQFSGIPMCALLANKRYELLYNCGIQLLHIGRPLAAFDCLMDAVQVYHSNPGLWLRLAECCIAANKGSLEQDNKGLPSKKGIVQAIVGQGYHRKIILASQSTQNTIYSDGQSAAIPVASMEFAAICLRNGLVLLPDHQQQENKAENGSKTTSQSGSTESGSENSDACSGKGQEGDKFLSAAPSSPLRKQEVENLRCSLLACSAYVALVLGDNLMALNHAEKLLHQTKLSGSLKFLGHLYAAEALISLDRISEAIGHLNPENVTDVSMGVLSSEQDQVFVFTGPDKGDLEPVESSGKQTPLCYPSTVSSARAIMLFNLGSAYCLRSEYEKARKCLHQAASMVNTKEIPPEAILLAVYLELQNGNTQLALQIIKRNQLLPSVLQAPSPDTRKKPVPSSFQPVQPPIQMPSPFTTVQRK; encoded by the exons ATGGCAGATAACAACACAG ACCAAGAAAAAGCAATAGCTGCAAATGCGTTGGAGGCGTTTACG GCTGGAAACTATGAGGAATCTTTGAAACACCTTGGAAAGCTGCAAGAGTTGAACAAGGAGGACTACAAGATTGCTTTGAATAAAGCAATAGCTGAATTCTACAAGAGCGGCCAAACCACCACATGCACCCTGAAGCAGACTCTTATTGCAATGAAAAACCAG GTTCACACTTCAATGGAGGATATTGATGGTTTGGATGATGTAGAAAACAGTCTTCTCTACTACAATCAAGCAATCATTCACTACCACATGAGACAGTACTCCGAAGCTATTGCTATTGGAGAGAGGCTGTACCAGTTTCTGGAGCCGTTTG AGAAGTTTGCTCTGGCGGTCTGCTTCTTGCTGGTGGATCTGTACCTGCTAACGTTCCAGCCAGAGAAGGCCCTCCATCTCCTTGCTGTGCTGGAGAAACTGTCTGTACAGGGAAATAACAAGAACGGCAAAGGGGAG GTAATATTTCAGGCACAGTGCAAGTTCTACATTCACAGGGACCCGGTAGTGGAGGCAGCAGACTTCATTCAGGATAATCTCAGGGAGCTTACTGGAGGACAG AGTGTCAACAGCGCCAACAAAGATGGTCGGAACCAGAAGGCAGAGTTCATTGGCATGATCGAAGCGGCAAAATCCAAAATGCACCAG TACAAAGTGCGAGCGTACATTCAGATGAAGTCATCAAAGGCCTGCAAAAGGGAGATCAAGTCTGTGATGAACACAGCAGGGAAT TCTGCTTCCTCACTCTTCCTCAAGAGTAACTTTGAGTACCTGAGAGGAAACTACCGCAAAGCAGTGAAGCTCTTAAACAGCTCCAACATCGCAGAGCACCCTGGGGCCATCAAAACAG GGGAATGTGTGCGCTGTATGTTCTGGAACAACCTGGGTTGCATACACTTTGCCATGGGGAAACACAACCTAGGTATATTCTACTTCAAAAAGGCCCTGCAGGAGAACGACCACACGTGTGCACAGCTGGGGGACGGTGGGGCGACGGGGAACGGGCAAT CTAAGCAGTTCTCGGGCATCCCCATGTGTGCGCTGCTAGCCAACAAGCGTTATGAGCTGCTGTATAACTGTGGGATCCAGCTGCTGCACATCGGCCGGCCCCTGGCGGCCTTCGACTGTCTGATGGATGCTGTGCAGGTGTACCACTCTAACCCTGGCCTCTGGTTACGGTTGGCTGAGTGCTGCATTGCTGCCAACAAGGGT AGCTTAGAACAAGACAACAAGGGTCTTCCGAGTAAAAAGGGTATCGTTCAGGCCATCGTTGGGCAGGGCTACCATCGCAAGATCATCCTGGCATCACAGTCCACCCAGAACACAATCTACAG tgATGGGCAGTCTGCAGCCATTCCGGTGGCCAGTATGGAGTTTGCAGCGATCTGTCTGAGGAACGGCCTGGTCCTCCTCCCTGATCACCAGCAGCAGGAGAACAAGGCAGAGAACGGCTCCAAGAcaaccagccagtcaggcagCACAGAGAGCGGCTCAGAGAACAGCGACGCCTGCAG TGGGAAAGGTCAAGAAGGAGACAAGTTCCTTTCTGCAGCACCGTCTTCACCTCTGAGGAAACAGGAGGTTGAAAACCTCAG GTGTTCCCTCCTGGCCTGCAGTGCCTACGTGGCCCTGGTGTTAGGAGACAACCTGATGGCCCTGAACCATGCAGAGAAGCTCCTTCACCAGACCAAGCTGTCTGGATCACTCAA gttCCTGGGACACCTGTATGCTGCAGAGGCCCTCATATCCCTGGACCGGATCTCAGAGGCCATCGGTCACCTCAACCCAGAGAACGTCACTGATGTCTCCATGGGGGTGTTGTCTAGCGAGCAGGACCAAG tgtttgtgttcaCAGGGCCAGATAAAGGGGATCTGGAGCCTGTCGAGTCAT CAGGGAAGCAGACTCCTCTGTGTTACCCCAGCACAGTGAGCTCAGCCCGGGCCATAATGCTGTTCAACCTAGGCAGTGCCTATTGTCTGAGGAGTGAGTACGAGAAGGCCCGCAAGTGCCTGCATCAG GCCGCCTCCATGGTGAACACCAAGGAGATTCCTCCTGAAGCCATCTTACTGGCTGTCTACCTGGAGCTGCAGAACG ggaaCACACAGCTCGCCCTGCAGATCATCAAACGTAACCAGCTCCTCCCCTCAGTGCTCCAGGCGCCCTCTCCAGACACACGAAAGAAGCCTGTTCCCTCCTCCTTCCAGCCTGTCCAACCACCCATCCAGATGCCCTCACCCTTCACAACAGTCCAGCGCAAATGA
- the LOC110518117 gene encoding CCR4-NOT transcription complex subunit 10 isoform X7, producing the protein MADNNTDQEKAIAANALEAFTAGNYEESLKHLGKLQELNKEDYKIALNKAIAEFYKSGQTTTCTLKQTLIAMKNQVHTSMEDIDGLDDVENSLLYYNQAIIHYHMRQYSEAIAIGERLYQFLEPFEKFALAVCFLLVDLYLLTFQPEKALHLLAVLEKLSVQGNNKNGKGESVNSANKDGRNQKAEFIGMIEAAKSKMHQYKVRAYIQMKSSKACKREIKSVMNTAGNSASSLFLKSNFEYLRGNYRKAVKLLNSSNIAEHPGAIKTGECVRCMFWNNLGCIHFAMGKHNLGIFYFKKALQENDHTCAQLGDGGATGNGQSKQFSGIPMCALLANKRYELLYNCGIQLLHIGRPLAAFDCLMDAVQVYHSNPGLWLRLAECCIAANKGSLEQDNKGLPSKKGIVQAIVGQGYHRKIILASQSTQNTIYSDGQSAAIPVASMEFAAICLRNGLVLLPDHQQQENKAENGSKTTSQSGSTESGSENSDACSGKGQEGDKFLSAAPSSPLRKQEVENLRCSLLACSAYVALVLGDNLMALNHAEKLLHQTKLSGSLKFLGHLYAAEALISLDRISEAIGHLNPENVTDVSMGVLSSEQDQVFVFTGPDKGDLEPVESSGKQTPLCYPSTVSSARAIMLFNLGSAYCLRSEYEKARKCLHQAASMVNTKEIPPEAILLAVYLELQNGNTQLALQIIKRNQLLPSVLQAPSPDTRKKPVPSSFQPVQPPIQMPSPFTTVQRK; encoded by the exons ATGGCAGATAACAACACAG ACCAAGAAAAAGCAATAGCTGCAAATGCGTTGGAGGCGTTTACG GCTGGAAACTATGAGGAATCTTTGAAACACCTTGGAAAGCTGCAAGAGTTGAACAAGGAGGACTACAAGATTGCTTTGAATAAAGCAATAGCTGAATTCTACAAGAGCGGCCAAACCACCACATGCACCCTGAAGCAGACTCTTATTGCAATGAAAAACCAG GTTCACACTTCAATGGAGGATATTGATGGTTTGGATGATGTAGAAAACAGTCTTCTCTACTACAATCAAGCAATCATTCACTACCACATGAGACAGTACTCCGAAGCTATTGCTATTGGAGAGAGGCTGTACCAGTTTCTGGAGCCGTTTG AGAAGTTTGCTCTGGCGGTCTGCTTCTTGCTGGTGGATCTGTACCTGCTAACGTTCCAGCCAGAGAAGGCCCTCCATCTCCTTGCTGTGCTGGAGAAACTGTCTGTACAGGGAAATAACAAGAACGGCAAAGGGGAG AGTGTCAACAGCGCCAACAAAGATGGTCGGAACCAGAAGGCAGAGTTCATTGGCATGATCGAAGCGGCAAAATCCAAAATGCACCAG TACAAAGTGCGAGCGTACATTCAGATGAAGTCATCAAAGGCCTGCAAAAGGGAGATCAAGTCTGTGATGAACACAGCAGGGAAT TCTGCTTCCTCACTCTTCCTCAAGAGTAACTTTGAGTACCTGAGAGGAAACTACCGCAAAGCAGTGAAGCTCTTAAACAGCTCCAACATCGCAGAGCACCCTGGGGCCATCAAAACAG GGGAATGTGTGCGCTGTATGTTCTGGAACAACCTGGGTTGCATACACTTTGCCATGGGGAAACACAACCTAGGTATATTCTACTTCAAAAAGGCCCTGCAGGAGAACGACCACACGTGTGCACAGCTGGGGGACGGTGGGGCGACGGGGAACGGGCAAT CTAAGCAGTTCTCGGGCATCCCCATGTGTGCGCTGCTAGCCAACAAGCGTTATGAGCTGCTGTATAACTGTGGGATCCAGCTGCTGCACATCGGCCGGCCCCTGGCGGCCTTCGACTGTCTGATGGATGCTGTGCAGGTGTACCACTCTAACCCTGGCCTCTGGTTACGGTTGGCTGAGTGCTGCATTGCTGCCAACAAGGGT AGCTTAGAACAAGACAACAAGGGTCTTCCGAGTAAAAAGGGTATCGTTCAGGCCATCGTTGGGCAGGGCTACCATCGCAAGATCATCCTGGCATCACAGTCCACCCAGAACACAATCTACAG tgATGGGCAGTCTGCAGCCATTCCGGTGGCCAGTATGGAGTTTGCAGCGATCTGTCTGAGGAACGGCCTGGTCCTCCTCCCTGATCACCAGCAGCAGGAGAACAAGGCAGAGAACGGCTCCAAGAcaaccagccagtcaggcagCACAGAGAGCGGCTCAGAGAACAGCGACGCCTGCAG TGGGAAAGGTCAAGAAGGAGACAAGTTCCTTTCTGCAGCACCGTCTTCACCTCTGAGGAAACAGGAGGTTGAAAACCTCAG GTGTTCCCTCCTGGCCTGCAGTGCCTACGTGGCCCTGGTGTTAGGAGACAACCTGATGGCCCTGAACCATGCAGAGAAGCTCCTTCACCAGACCAAGCTGTCTGGATCACTCAA gttCCTGGGACACCTGTATGCTGCAGAGGCCCTCATATCCCTGGACCGGATCTCAGAGGCCATCGGTCACCTCAACCCAGAGAACGTCACTGATGTCTCCATGGGGGTGTTGTCTAGCGAGCAGGACCAAG tgtttgtgttcaCAGGGCCAGATAAAGGGGATCTGGAGCCTGTCGAGTCAT CAGGGAAGCAGACTCCTCTGTGTTACCCCAGCACAGTGAGCTCAGCCCGGGCCATAATGCTGTTCAACCTAGGCAGTGCCTATTGTCTGAGGAGTGAGTACGAGAAGGCCCGCAAGTGCCTGCATCAG GCCGCCTCCATGGTGAACACCAAGGAGATTCCTCCTGAAGCCATCTTACTGGCTGTCTACCTGGAGCTGCAGAACG ggaaCACACAGCTCGCCCTGCAGATCATCAAACGTAACCAGCTCCTCCCCTCAGTGCTCCAGGCGCCCTCTCCAGACACACGAAAGAAGCCTGTTCCCTCCTCCTTCCAGCCTGTCCAACCACCCATCCAGATGCCCTCACCCTTCACAACAGTCCAGCGCAAATGA